One genomic segment of Vibrio agarivorans includes these proteins:
- a CDS encoding sulfite exporter TauE/SafE family protein, with protein sequence MSVFELLMSVWASDGVLLKLVLGSIFGLCLGLTGVGGGVLLIPMLQLFCGMSPVLAVGTASMISAMVKINASFLHIKAKNVSWNKIILLFLGAVPVTLMVTQVVVYFNDHPFYSDVTQTTIAWLVTVVMVGSLISVFSKYRSNKSGSTAPTDAKPNPKKAIVSGMFCGSVMGSTGVGGGVLLLPVLNSILHVDIKKAIGSSVVLALFLSSIAAVGYASGGQSDIHTAILFFVGSFVGVPVAAHLMKHMSESHVYLATMLVISVSLFSYIAL encoded by the coding sequence ATGAGTGTTTTTGAGTTGTTAATGAGCGTGTGGGCGTCAGATGGCGTACTACTAAAATTAGTACTTGGAAGTATCTTTGGGCTTTGCCTTGGGCTGACAGGTGTTGGAGGCGGAGTTCTCTTGATCCCAATGTTACAACTCTTTTGTGGGATGTCCCCAGTTCTTGCTGTGGGAACGGCCAGCATGATTTCTGCAATGGTGAAGATTAATGCCTCATTTCTTCATATTAAGGCGAAAAATGTCTCTTGGAACAAGATCATCCTGTTGTTCTTAGGTGCAGTCCCGGTTACTTTAATGGTTACCCAAGTCGTTGTTTATTTTAATGATCACCCCTTTTATTCAGACGTAACTCAAACAACGATTGCTTGGTTGGTGACTGTCGTGATGGTTGGGTCATTAATTTCGGTATTTTCTAAATATAGAAGCAATAAAAGTGGTTCAACTGCTCCAACTGACGCTAAGCCTAACCCCAAAAAGGCGATTGTGTCTGGTATGTTTTGTGGCTCGGTAATGGGCTCTACTGGGGTAGGTGGTGGTGTATTGTTGCTGCCGGTTCTGAATAGCATTCTTCATGTAGATATTAAAAAGGCGATTGGCTCTTCGGTTGTTCTCGCCCTGTTTTTATCTTCTATTGCTGCCGTTGGGTATGCAAGCGGTGGGCAATCTGATATCCATACCGCCATTTTATTCTTTGTTGGTTCATTTGTTGGTGTACCCGTTGCAGCACACTTAATGAAACACATGTCAGAAAGCCATGTTTATTTGGCAACTATGTTAGTGATATCAGTAAGTTTATTCTCTTATATCGCATTGTAA
- a CDS encoding Crp/Fnr family transcriptional regulator — protein sequence MKPISQYSLRSKSSLLDVSKREAVYISNAESSGFYYVEQGFIGLYQVADTGKESLLRLYGPGSFFGYRSLFTGQRYPATSRAMEASKIRKIVVRDFDCLQQLSPELAKDLAIEVCQELGDAEKRLVQFSAFNAKNRIIDTIHHFFTYYPQYPWTYREISEYSATDVTTVIRFCKSLKESGVLCKQHRKPHPLDLSRLDRYRIKSKESAL from the coding sequence ATGAAACCTATATCTCAGTATTCGTTACGCAGTAAGAGCAGTTTGCTAGACGTGAGTAAAAGAGAGGCTGTTTACATCAGCAATGCTGAGTCTTCAGGCTTCTATTACGTAGAGCAAGGATTCATCGGGTTGTACCAAGTTGCTGATACAGGCAAAGAGTCACTTCTCAGACTCTATGGGCCAGGATCTTTTTTTGGGTATCGTTCTCTGTTCACAGGCCAACGTTATCCGGCAACATCTCGGGCAATGGAGGCAAGCAAGATAAGGAAAATCGTCGTTAGGGATTTTGACTGTTTGCAACAATTATCCCCTGAATTGGCTAAGGACTTAGCTATTGAGGTTTGTCAAGAACTCGGCGATGCAGAAAAGCGCCTCGTTCAGTTCAGCGCCTTCAACGCAAAAAATAGGATCATTGACACAATTCATCATTTTTTTACCTACTATCCTCAATATCCTTGGACCTATCGAGAAATCAGTGAATACAGTGCAACTGATGTAACAACGGTCATTCGCTTTTGCAAATCACTCAAAGAGTCCGGTGTCTTGTGTAAGCAACATCGCAAACCCCACCCTTTAGACCTCAGCAGGCTTGACCGCTATCGAATTAAATCAAAGGAAAGTGCTTTGTGA
- a CDS encoding YidH family protein, with product MKKLYSRNSKRWRDEGTAPDYRFSLANERTYLAWIRTSLALLAGAIALDQLTPDLANPTIRLIISCFLCLCSGLVAIYAYRRWSLNEQAMRHNKELRYTSNMKLMSAILLILTITIALAITI from the coding sequence GTGAAAAAACTGTACTCTAGAAACAGCAAAAGATGGAGAGATGAAGGCACAGCGCCGGACTATCGTTTTTCGCTCGCTAACGAGCGAACCTACCTCGCTTGGATTAGAACTTCACTTGCGCTGCTCGCTGGGGCAATTGCCTTAGACCAGTTAACACCTGATTTAGCCAACCCAACAATACGCTTGATCATCTCATGTTTTTTATGTCTCTGCTCCGGTTTAGTCGCTATCTATGCTTATCGTCGATGGTCTCTCAACGAGCAGGCGATGCGCCACAATAAGGAACTTCGATACACCTCAAACATGAAACTCATGAGCGCAATACTTTTGATTCTCACCATCACCATTGCCTTGGCTATCACTATATGA
- a CDS encoding DUF202 domain-containing protein: MNPVNGLQKERTALSWLRTQLVLFGIGIVLFRFALAHPSPIICVTSIFAMLIACACTLWRSDLTKLLVSIIICLLASTYVWTMLGKVIS; encoded by the coding sequence ATGAATCCGGTCAATGGACTCCAAAAGGAGCGAACGGCTCTTTCTTGGTTGAGAACACAACTTGTTCTGTTTGGCATTGGTATCGTATTGTTCCGATTCGCTCTTGCGCACCCGAGCCCTATCATCTGCGTTACAAGTATTTTCGCTATGCTTATAGCGTGTGCTTGTACGCTATGGCGCTCAGACCTCACCAAACTCCTCGTTTCAATAATAATATGTCTACTAGCATCAACTTACGTCTGGACAATGCTAGGTAAAGTTATTTCATAG
- a CDS encoding anaerobic sulfatase maturase has product MNTITNCHVMAKPSGSVCNIDCEYCFYLEKEKLYPERQKNWRMNEETLEVFIQQYIDAQSGDNVQFAWQGGEPTLLGIDFYKKVIELCEKYGSDKTISHAFQTNGIVINDEWCELFKNNNFLIGVSIDGPEDLHDAYRTNTSGRGTHDKVIKAIKLLKQHNVEFNTLTVVNDKNVKHPLRTYQYLKSIGSNFIQFIPLVEREASDVNNEDTWLVTPDEKHGKVTKWSVKPGEYGEFLNEIFDYWVKNDVGQVFVQQFDATLSTWVGQPSPICVFAPRCGHAFAVEANGDLYQCDHYVYPEYKLGNIHSTDITTMNNSEEAIEFGMNKSQLLNSKCQSCRYRFACHGGCPKHRFLPGPNGKLDHNFLCEGYYRFFDHSQHAMAMMAKLIKNGQSPALIMHYQTEQQANQKVSRNALCPCGSGNKYKRCCA; this is encoded by the coding sequence ATGAACACAATAACCAACTGTCATGTCATGGCAAAACCATCAGGCTCAGTATGTAACATCGACTGTGAATACTGCTTTTATCTTGAGAAAGAAAAGCTTTATCCAGAAAGACAGAAAAACTGGAGAATGAACGAAGAAACCCTAGAAGTCTTCATTCAACAATACATAGACGCTCAGAGTGGCGACAACGTTCAATTCGCATGGCAAGGCGGAGAGCCGACCTTATTAGGCATCGATTTCTATAAAAAAGTCATCGAGCTTTGTGAAAAATATGGCAGCGACAAAACTATATCACATGCCTTTCAAACCAACGGTATCGTCATCAACGATGAATGGTGCGAACTATTCAAAAACAACAACTTCCTCATTGGTGTCTCTATCGATGGGCCTGAAGACCTTCATGACGCATATAGAACCAATACCAGCGGTCGAGGGACACATGATAAAGTAATCAAAGCGATCAAATTATTGAAGCAACACAACGTCGAGTTCAATACACTCACGGTCGTCAATGACAAGAACGTCAAACACCCCTTAAGAACCTATCAATATCTAAAGAGCATTGGTTCAAACTTTATCCAGTTTATCCCCCTTGTCGAAAGAGAAGCTTCAGATGTCAACAATGAAGATACCTGGTTAGTCACCCCAGACGAAAAACACGGAAAAGTCACCAAGTGGTCCGTCAAACCGGGCGAATACGGTGAATTTCTTAATGAGATATTCGACTATTGGGTAAAAAATGACGTTGGCCAAGTATTCGTTCAGCAGTTCGACGCGACCTTATCGACTTGGGTAGGACAACCAAGTCCAATCTGTGTTTTTGCACCACGATGTGGACATGCTTTTGCTGTTGAAGCCAATGGTGACCTTTACCAGTGTGACCACTATGTCTATCCGGAGTACAAGCTAGGTAACATCCACAGCACTGACATTACAACGATGAATAACAGTGAAGAAGCGATTGAGTTCGGTATGAACAAATCACAGCTACTCAATAGCAAATGCCAGTCTTGCCGTTATCGTTTTGCTTGTCATGGTGGTTGCCCTAAACATCGTTTCTTACCGGGCCCTAACGGAAAATTGGATCACAATTTCTTGTGTGAGGGTTACTATCGCTTTTTTGACCATAGTCAGCATGCTATGGCAATGATGGCGAAACTAATTAAAAATGGCCAGTCACCTGCACTCATTATGCACTACCAAACTGAGCAACAGGCGAATCAAAAGGTTAGCCGCAATGCTTTGTGTCCTTGTGGTAGCGGCAACAAATACAAACGCTGCTGTGCATAA
- a CDS encoding sulfatase-like hydrolase/transferase, translating to MKKPNIIVIFSDQQRWDTLGCYGQELPVTPNLDELARDGVMFENAFTVNPVCGPTRSTMQTGLYPTETGCFRNDILLPEDKKTVAHFLSDEGYSVGYVGKWHLASNNTAHEGFVVAAPTESSGETIDNCFTAIPKQYRGGYKDFWVASDILEGTSHGYGGHMFDIDGNKVSWDEDVYRADFLTDLTTDYIKNFEEEKPFFLFLSYLEPHHQNDRKTYEGPHGSKDKWSDFKVPGDLAPFVNGDWAEEYPDYLGCCHNLDENVGKIRQAVKDKGLDDNTVIVYLSDHGSHFKTRNGEYKRSCHDSSIRIPFVIYDPRAKAGQVIDDHASIIDVVPTLLKAAGIKVPNYMQGQPLQDLYLDQASKENVSFIQISESQVGRAIRTEQWTYSVSAPDQSGLLEKDSDVYQEEFLYNLADDPNQLENLIANTDLNDVKAKLKQLLLDEIYRIEGTRPEIIEA from the coding sequence ATGAAGAAGCCTAACATTATTGTTATTTTTAGTGACCAACAGCGTTGGGACACTTTAGGCTGTTACGGTCAAGAGTTGCCTGTTACTCCAAACCTAGACGAGCTCGCTCGTGATGGTGTGATGTTCGAAAACGCATTTACCGTCAACCCTGTATGCGGTCCAACGCGTTCTACGATGCAGACGGGTCTGTATCCTACAGAGACAGGCTGTTTTAGAAATGACATTCTTTTGCCTGAAGACAAAAAAACAGTTGCACACTTCTTATCTGATGAAGGATACAGTGTTGGTTATGTCGGCAAGTGGCACTTAGCATCAAACAATACTGCTCATGAAGGTTTTGTTGTTGCAGCTCCAACAGAAAGTTCTGGTGAGACGATCGACAACTGCTTTACGGCGATCCCAAAACAGTATCGTGGTGGCTATAAAGACTTCTGGGTAGCGTCGGATATTTTGGAAGGAACGTCGCATGGCTACGGTGGCCATATGTTTGATATTGATGGCAATAAAGTCAGCTGGGATGAAGATGTGTATCGCGCAGACTTCCTAACTGATTTGACGACAGACTACATTAAGAACTTCGAAGAAGAAAAGCCATTCTTCTTGTTCTTATCTTACCTTGAACCTCATCATCAGAATGACAGAAAAACCTATGAAGGCCCTCACGGTTCGAAAGATAAATGGAGTGACTTCAAAGTTCCTGGTGATCTAGCACCGTTTGTTAATGGTGATTGGGCAGAAGAGTACCCAGATTACTTGGGTTGTTGTCATAACTTGGATGAAAACGTAGGTAAAATTCGTCAAGCAGTTAAGGACAAGGGACTAGACGATAATACTGTTATTGTTTATCTAAGTGATCACGGTTCGCACTTCAAGACCCGAAATGGTGAATATAAGCGTTCGTGTCATGACTCTTCTATCCGTATTCCGTTTGTGATTTATGATCCACGTGCTAAAGCGGGTCAGGTTATTGATGACCATGCGAGTATTATTGATGTCGTGCCGACGCTTCTTAAAGCTGCTGGCATCAAGGTTCCAAATTACATGCAAGGACAACCACTGCAAGATCTGTACCTGGATCAAGCTTCAAAAGAGAACGTGAGCTTTATCCAAATCAGTGAATCTCAAGTAGGTCGTGCGATTCGTACTGAGCAGTGGACTTACTCGGTATCTGCGCCAGATCAGAGTGGTCTATTGGAAAAAGATAGTGATGTTTATCAAGAAGAGTTTTTGTATAACCTTGCTGATGACCCGAATCAGCTAGAAAACTTGATTGCAAACACCGATCTTAATGATGTGAAAGCAAAACTCAAGCAACTGTTGTTGGACGAGATATACAGAATTGAGGGTACTCGCCCAGAAATAATAGAAGCTTAA
- the rhaM gene encoding L-rhamnose mutarotase has protein sequence MIRKAFKLKVNQGQFEEYKLRHDNVFPELVQELKSAGAKNYSIFLDDETGCLFGYVELESVEKWNGVSKSEACQKWWKYMDDIMDTNPDMSPKSTELQEMFYLA, from the coding sequence GTGATTAGAAAAGCGTTTAAGCTAAAAGTTAATCAAGGACAATTTGAAGAATATAAATTGCGCCATGACAATGTTTTTCCTGAGTTAGTGCAGGAGCTTAAGTCCGCAGGTGCAAAAAATTACTCTATTTTTCTAGACGATGAAACCGGTTGCCTATTTGGGTATGTGGAGCTAGAATCTGTCGAAAAATGGAACGGCGTTTCAAAATCTGAGGCATGTCAGAAGTGGTGGAAGTACATGGACGATATCATGGATACGAATCCAGATATGAGCCCTAAGTCCACCGAGCTGCAAGAGATGTTCTATCTTGCATAG
- the rhaD gene encoding rhamnulose-1-phosphate aldolase yields the protein MEQLAFVKEFKKTAQDAWLKGWHERNGGNLSYRLTDAEVKEASAFFSESDTWIDIGVAVPNLADQYFIVTGSGKYFRNVEVCIEENAGVIQVSPDGCQYKVLWGLENNAKPTSELPAHLMNHSVKFDVTGGQHRVVMHSHTTNLIALTFVLPLEAETFTRELWEMATECPVVFPDGVGIVPWMVPGGKAIAEHTSELMKKYDVAIWAHHGTFCSAEDMSLAFGLMDTVEKAAEILVKVLAMGGKRQTIQPQEFKELESAFNVKLNEKVLA from the coding sequence ATGGAACAGTTAGCATTCGTAAAAGAATTCAAGAAAACAGCTCAAGATGCATGGCTAAAAGGTTGGCATGAACGTAATGGCGGTAACTTGTCTTACCGACTGACTGATGCTGAGGTGAAAGAAGCAAGCGCATTTTTCTCTGAGTCTGACACTTGGATCGATATTGGTGTTGCAGTACCAAACCTAGCGGATCAGTACTTTATCGTAACAGGCAGTGGCAAGTACTTTCGAAATGTAGAAGTTTGCATTGAAGAAAACGCGGGTGTTATTCAAGTTTCTCCAGATGGATGTCAATACAAAGTATTGTGGGGGCTTGAAAATAATGCAAAACCTACGAGTGAATTACCAGCTCACCTAATGAACCACTCAGTGAAGTTTGATGTAACAGGTGGTCAGCATCGTGTTGTGATGCATTCACACACAACGAACCTTATTGCTCTGACATTTGTTTTGCCACTTGAGGCCGAGACATTTACCCGCGAGTTATGGGAGATGGCAACCGAATGTCCAGTCGTGTTCCCTGATGGTGTTGGTATTGTTCCTTGGATGGTTCCTGGTGGTAAAGCGATTGCTGAGCATACCAGCGAACTCATGAAAAAATATGATGTTGCGATTTGGGCTCACCATGGCACGTTCTGCTCAGCTGAAGACATGAGCTTAGCGTTTGGCTTGATGGACACAGTGGAAAAAGCGGCGGAAATCTTAGTGAAAGTACTCGCAATGGGCGGCAAACGTCAGACGATTCAACCTCAAGAGTTTAAAGAGCTAGAGTCTGCATTTAACGTAAAACTCAATGAGAAAGTCTTGGCTTAA
- a CDS encoding L-rhamnose isomerase produces the protein MENTLKDRYELSKSLYAKWGIDVDAVLEKLKSVKVSIHCWQGDDVTGFEEARHELSGGISATGSYPGKATNAQELRADLDKALSLIPGTHKINLHALYAETHGEVVERDELKPEHFAGWVEWAKERSLGLDFNPSLFSHPKASDGLTLSHPNKEVRDFWVKHCIASRKIGEYLGKELDQTCLTNIWIPDGYKDTPSNRFEPRQRLKESLDEIFAVEVDEKYNKDSVESKVFGIGVESYTVGSHEFYMGYAIANNKLCLLDNGHYHPTESVADKISSMLLYQDELALHVTRPVRWDSDHVVTFNDEVKEIAKELVRTDSLDKVYLGLDFFDASINRVAAWVLGTRNMQKALLEAMLMPNEKLTQLQNEGDFTQRLVLMEELKTYPLGDIWNYFCEINDVPANEDWFRAVEIYEEEVLLKRGQ, from the coding sequence ATGGAAAACACTTTGAAAGATAGATATGAATTAAGCAAATCTCTATATGCAAAATGGGGAATTGATGTTGATGCTGTTTTAGAAAAACTAAAGAGTGTAAAGGTATCTATTCACTGTTGGCAGGGTGACGATGTCACGGGCTTTGAAGAAGCTCGCCATGAACTGTCAGGCGGTATTTCTGCGACAGGTAGTTACCCAGGTAAAGCAACAAATGCTCAAGAGTTGCGTGCTGATTTAGATAAAGCACTAAGCCTAATTCCTGGTACACATAAAATTAACCTTCACGCACTTTACGCAGAAACTCATGGTGAAGTGGTAGAGCGTGATGAATTAAAGCCAGAGCATTTTGCTGGCTGGGTTGAATGGGCGAAAGAGCGTAGCTTAGGTTTAGATTTTAACCCGAGCCTATTCTCTCACCCTAAAGCTAGTGATGGCTTGACGCTTTCTCACCCAAATAAGGAAGTGCGTGATTTTTGGGTAAAACACTGTATCGCTTCACGAAAAATTGGTGAATACCTAGGCAAAGAGTTAGATCAAACATGTTTAACTAATATCTGGATTCCAGATGGTTACAAAGATACACCAAGTAATCGTTTCGAGCCTCGTCAACGTCTTAAAGAGTCTTTAGACGAAATCTTCGCTGTAGAAGTTGATGAGAAGTACAACAAGGACTCTGTTGAATCGAAAGTATTCGGTATTGGTGTAGAGTCATACACAGTAGGTTCTCATGAGTTCTACATGGGTTACGCGATTGCTAACAATAAACTGTGTTTGCTTGATAACGGTCACTATCACCCAACTGAGTCTGTTGCTGACAAGATTTCATCAATGTTGCTTTACCAAGACGAGTTGGCTCTACACGTAACTCGCCCGGTACGTTGGGACAGCGATCACGTAGTAACGTTCAATGATGAAGTGAAGGAAATCGCTAAAGAGCTTGTTCGTACTGACAGCCTGGACAAAGTTTACCTAGGTTTAGACTTCTTCGATGCGAGCATCAATCGTGTAGCTGCTTGGGTTTTAGGTACACGCAATATGCAAAAAGCATTACTAGAAGCGATGCTAATGCCAAATGAAAAACTGACTCAGCTACAAAACGAAGGTGACTTTACTCAGCGTCTCGTTCTGATGGAAGAGCTAAAAACATATCCACTCGGTGATATTTGGAATTACTTCTGTGAAATCAATGATGTTCCTGCGAACGAAGATTGGTTTAGAGCAGTTGAGATTTATGAAGAAGAAGTTTTGCTTAAGCGAGGTCAGTAA
- the rhaB gene encoding rhamnulokinase → MNYFLAVDIGASSGRHLLGYLNNGKIILEEIYRFSNKLSEKDGQLCWDFESLFSHILLGLEECTKLNKIPKSIGIDTWGVDYVLLDNQDNIIGNTVSYRDERTKGIMESIVEQVGCKEIYNKTGIQFMSFNTLYQLSSMAREDKERADSFLMIPDYLNFLLTGKKVNEYSNATTTQMFNVNSGQWDKDLLEVAGVKSDIFGQAQLPGHCIGRLKDSIKQKIGFDCEVVLPATHDTGSAFIASVFDIEEEGVILSSGTWSLLGKEVEKPIVSDMSRNNNFTNEGGYDKRFRFLKNIMGLWIIQEVSRILDYRFSYAELAQMARESRDFTSVIDVNNERFFVSENMIEEIVDYCKETGQQYPTEIGEICICVYRSLAKCYSEFINEMVEVTGKKISKINIIGGGSKNELLNELIAEETGKEIVVGPVEATGMGNIMVQMLSMGEINSLETAKSYVKNSI, encoded by the coding sequence ATGAATTATTTTCTAGCCGTTGACATAGGTGCCTCTAGTGGTAGGCATTTATTAGGTTACCTGAATAACGGTAAAATCATTCTCGAAGAGATTTACAGATTTTCTAATAAGTTATCAGAAAAAGATGGTCAGCTTTGCTGGGATTTTGAATCACTTTTTTCACATATTCTTTTAGGTCTTGAAGAGTGTACGAAGCTAAACAAAATCCCCAAGAGCATTGGTATTGATACTTGGGGTGTTGATTATGTTCTACTGGATAACCAAGATAATATTATTGGTAATACGGTTTCCTATCGTGACGAACGCACTAAAGGAATAATGGAATCAATAGTTGAACAGGTCGGTTGTAAAGAGATTTACAATAAAACTGGCATCCAGTTTATGAGCTTTAATACTTTATATCAACTTAGTTCAATGGCTCGTGAAGATAAAGAACGCGCTGATTCTTTTCTTATGATTCCTGACTACCTTAACTTTCTACTCACTGGTAAGAAAGTTAATGAGTACTCAAACGCAACGACAACCCAGATGTTCAATGTCAATAGCGGTCAATGGGACAAGGACCTTTTAGAAGTTGCAGGTGTTAAGTCCGATATCTTTGGTCAGGCTCAACTCCCAGGACACTGTATTGGACGTCTCAAAGACAGCATTAAACAGAAGATTGGTTTTGATTGTGAGGTGGTGTTACCAGCGACTCATGATACTGGTTCAGCTTTTATTGCTAGCGTGTTTGACATCGAAGAGGAAGGGGTAATTCTGAGTTCCGGTACGTGGTCACTATTAGGTAAAGAAGTAGAAAAGCCTATCGTTTCAGATATGTCGAGAAATAACAACTTTACCAATGAAGGTGGATACGACAAACGATTCCGCTTCTTAAAAAACATTATGGGCCTATGGATTATTCAAGAAGTGTCCAGAATCCTTGATTACAGATTCTCATACGCAGAACTGGCTCAAATGGCGCGAGAGTCGAGAGACTTTACTTCGGTTATTGACGTAAATAATGAACGATTTTTTGTTAGTGAAAACATGATCGAAGAAATTGTAGATTATTGCAAAGAGACAGGTCAGCAATATCCAACTGAAATCGGTGAGATTTGCATCTGTGTTTATCGCAGTCTGGCTAAATGTTATTCAGAATTTATCAATGAAATGGTTGAGGTTACAGGCAAAAAAATCAGCAAGATTAATATTATTGGTGGTGGAAGTAAAAACGAGCTGCTAAATGAATTAATAGCAGAAGAAACAGGAAAAGAAATTGTAGTTGGTCCAGTAGAGGCTACAGGTATGGGTAATATCATGGTTCAGATGTTATCTATGGGTGAGATTAATAGTTTAGAAACAGCGAAAAGCTACGTAAAGAATAGTATATAA